One Gottschalkia purinilytica genomic window carries:
- a CDS encoding ATP-binding protein: MAIRKILEIDEEKCDGCGLCIPKCEEGAIRIVNGKAKLIADNLCDGLGNCLGHCPKDAIKLIERDADEFDEKAVEDHLNNMKASKSNHNIGGGCPGTRTMVLNRQSNSDESHQSISSGDIEIKIKPQLTQWPVQLKLVSELAPFLDGRELLIAADCVPFAYPNFHLDLLKNKSVVVGCPKLDDIKFYIEKLTNMIKLNDIKGITVAHMEVPCCTGIVMAAEEAVRLSGKNLEVKKVRITINGEKQEH, translated from the coding sequence ATGGCTATTAGAAAAATTTTAGAGATAGATGAAGAAAAATGTGATGGTTGTGGACTTTGTATTCCAAAATGTGAAGAGGGAGCTATAAGAATAGTAAATGGTAAAGCAAAGCTTATAGCAGATAATCTTTGCGATGGTCTTGGAAACTGTTTAGGACATTGTCCTAAAGATGCTATAAAGCTAATAGAAAGAGATGCTGATGAATTTGATGAAAAGGCAGTTGAAGATCATCTAAATAATATGAAAGCTTCTAAGAGTAATCATAATATAGGTGGCGGATGTCCAGGAACTAGAACTATGGTTTTAAATAGACAATCAAATAGTGATGAAAGTCATCAATCAATATCATCAGGGGACATAGAAATAAAGATCAAACCACAATTAACTCAGTGGCCAGTACAATTAAAACTAGTTTCAGAGCTTGCTCCTTTTCTAGATGGTAGGGAGTTACTGATTGCGGCAGATTGTGTACCTTTTGCTTACCCTAACTTTCATTTAGATTTATTAAAAAACAAATCAGTAGTAGTAGGATGCCCAAAACTTGATGATATAAAATTTTATATTGAAAAGCTTACTAATATGATTAAGTTAAATGACATAAAAGGAATAACTGTAGCACATATGGAAGTACCATGTTGTACTGGAATAGTTATGGCAGCAGAAGAGGCAGTAAGATTATCAGGTAAAAATTTAGAAGTAAAAAAAGTTAGGATAACTATAAATGGAGAAAAACAAGAACACTAA
- a CDS encoding coenzyme F420-0:L-glutamate ligase: MDQFQPMMANKGKELSIELSERKFVRIPVKTHLITKDDNIVDVVCKYVKDKIENDDIVFVTEKIIAITQGRAIPLKDIKPSSLAVFLSKFVTKTPAGIGLGMPETMEMALRECGVLRILFASIIGAITKVLFRRRGDFYRIAGYKARSIDGPTEGTIPPYDTHVVLGPKNPDQVAKTLSESLGNVKVAVVDINDIGGNILGVSHDSIDTEELIKILKDNPLGQGGEQTPMGIIRELK; encoded by the coding sequence ATGGACCAATTTCAACCAATGATGGCCAATAAAGGAAAAGAACTAAGTATTGAGTTAAGTGAAAGAAAATTTGTTCGTATCCCTGTAAAAACTCACTTAATTACTAAAGATGATAATATTGTAGATGTAGTTTGTAAATATGTAAAAGACAAAATAGAAAATGACGATATAGTATTTGTAACAGAGAAGATTATTGCTATTACTCAAGGGAGAGCTATTCCTTTAAAAGATATTAAGCCAAGCTCTTTAGCTGTATTTTTATCTAAATTTGTTACGAAAACTCCTGCAGGGATAGGCTTAGGAATGCCTGAAACTATGGAGATGGCTTTAAGAGAATGTGGTGTATTAAGAATTTTATTTGCGTCTATTATAGGAGCTATTACTAAGGTGCTTTTTAGAAGAAGAGGAGACTTTTATCGTATAGCTGGATACAAAGCTCGTTCAATTGATGGACCTACGGAAGGAACTATTCCTCCTTATGATACTCATGTAGTTTTGGGACCTAAAAATCCTGATCAAGTAGCTAAAACTTTAAGTGAGTCTTTAGGCAATGTAAAAGTAGCTGTAGTAGATATAAATGATATTGGAGGAAATATTTTAGGTGTATCTCATGATAGTATAGATACTGAAGAATTGATTAAAATTTTAAAGGACAATCCTTTAGGTCAAGGGGGAGAACAGACTCCTATGGGAATAATAAGAGAATTAAAATAA